The DNA sequence GGCGCTGTTCGTGTCCGCGGGGGGCCCGCCGTCGCTCTTCATCCTGCCCTTGATCCTCGCCGGGCTCCTGGCCGGAGCGGTGGGGCTGGTGGTGGAGCGCGGGCTGCTGCGCTTCGTGTACGACCGCGACGAGACCTTCCAGCTGCTGCTGACCTTCGCGGTCGTGCTGATGATGGAGGACGCGATCCGCCTGACCTGGGGCACCGCGCCGCAGTCCACCTCCGGCTACTACCTGCGCTACGGCCAGGCCCGGATCCTGGGCGCGGTGGTGCCGGTCTACAACCTCATCGTGATCGCGGCCAGCGTGCTGATCGCGGCCGGCCTCGGCTACATGCTCACCCGCACCGCCTTCGGGCGCATCATCCGGGCCGCCGCCGACAACCGCGAGATGGCCGAGGCCCTCGGCGTCGACATGCGCTCGGTCTACGCACGGGTGTTCACGCTCGGCGCCGCCCTCGGCACCCTCGGCGGCGCGCTCGTGATCCCGGCCACCGCGGCCATGAGCGAGATGGGCATCGAGCTGATCGTGGAGGCCTTCGCGGTGGTGGTGATCGGCGGCCTCGGCAGCATGCGCGGGGCGCTGGTGGGCGCGCTGGTGGTCGGCGTGCTGCGCGCGCTGGCGATCAGCGTGTACCCCGAATTGGAGATGCTCCTCATCTACCTCATCGTGATCGCGGTGC is a window from the Candidatus Methylomirabilota bacterium genome containing:
- a CDS encoding branched-chain amino acid ABC transporter permease, translated to MGGVFHAAVLFLVSAGLQLVFGVQKIFNLACGSFYALGAYVGVSAVALFVSAGGPPSLFILPLILAGLLAGAVGLVVERGLLRFVYDRDETFQLLLTFAVVLMMEDAIRLTWGTAPQSTSGYYLRYGQARILGAVVPVYNLIVIAASVLIAAGLGYMLTRTAFGRIIRAAADNREMAEALGVDMRSVYARVFTLGAALGTLGGALVIPATAAMSEMGIELIVEAFAVVVIGGLGSMRGALVGALVVGVLRALAISVYPELEMLLIYLIVIAVLLLRPRGLFGGAAA